Proteins from a genomic interval of Acidimicrobiales bacterium:
- a CDS encoding B12-binding domain-containing protein produces the protein MGDAGDLTLQEAADALDVHYMTAYRYVRLGVLPAQRRGRAWAVARADLDAFIAERSSGPVEAGLGRGSVDWSLRLRRRLLAGDRLGSKNVVEASLAAGTDPVGVYVDVVAPAMRAIGVGWASGVVDVAEEHRASVVVTQVLALLDSRFTRRGVRRGVVVAGAVVGERHALPVRMVADVARLSGYEVHDLGADVPVESFAHAAGDADPLLAVAVSTTTPGNEDAVRATVAALRKRVDVPVLVGGGAVPDADTSAALGGDGWALDARGVVELLEAF, from the coding sequence GTGGGCGACGCCGGCGACCTCACGCTGCAGGAGGCGGCCGACGCGCTGGACGTCCACTACATGACCGCCTACCGCTACGTGCGGTTGGGCGTGCTGCCGGCGCAGCGGCGGGGGCGGGCGTGGGCGGTGGCGCGAGCCGACCTCGATGCGTTCATCGCCGAGCGCTCGAGCGGGCCGGTCGAGGCGGGGCTCGGGCGGGGATCGGTCGACTGGTCGCTCCGGCTCCGACGCCGGCTGCTGGCCGGTGACCGGCTGGGTTCGAAGAACGTGGTGGAGGCCTCCCTCGCCGCCGGCACCGACCCGGTCGGCGTGTACGTCGACGTGGTCGCGCCGGCCATGCGGGCCATCGGCGTCGGCTGGGCGTCGGGCGTGGTCGACGTGGCCGAGGAGCACCGCGCCTCGGTGGTGGTGACCCAGGTGCTGGCCCTGCTCGACAGCCGCTTCACCCGACGTGGCGTGCGCCGCGGTGTCGTCGTGGCCGGCGCGGTGGTGGGGGAGCGCCACGCCCTGCCAGTGCGGATGGTGGCCGACGTGGCGCGACTGTCGGGCTACGAGGTCCACGACCTCGGTGCCGACGTGCCGGTCGAGTCCTTCGCCCACGCCGCCGGCGACGCCGACCCCCTCCTGGCCGTGGCGGTGAGTACCACGACCCCGGGCAACGAGGACGCCGTGCGGGCGACGGTCGCTGCGCTCCGGAAGCGGGTGGACGTGCCTGTGCTGGTGGGCGGCGGTGCGGTGCCCGATGCCGACACATCGGCCGCGCTCGGCGGGGACGGGTGGGCGCTCGACGCCCGGGGCGTGGTCGAGCTCCTGGAGGCCTTCTGA